From a region of the Osmia lignaria lignaria isolate PbOS001 chromosome 10, iyOsmLign1, whole genome shotgun sequence genome:
- the LOC117611963 gene encoding WD repeat-containing protein 26: MENYRIMQQQTSNGGISSGLQQNGSTADSGGPHANGNVMPESDNDINGVNGETNQNLGPPKIMDKTNQDIVRLIGQHLKTVGLNRTADLLMQESGCRLDHPAAAKFRQHVMDGDWTKAEHDLSELKTFLNGANQSLVEMKFLLLEQKYLEYLEEGLVLEALQVLRNELTPLGHNTGRVHQLSAFMMCSGRDELQTRAGWDGKGAVSRAALMDRLQKYLPPSIMLPPRRLHSLLCQAVEMQNQQCTYHVTHTQTSLENVSLLVDHSCSKEQFPCHTIQVLNNHCDEVWYCKFSPDGRKLATGSKDMTVIIWDVDPETLKVTHRKTLEGHTYGVALIAWSPDSSLLIACGPEDCPELWLWSIDPPDYELRATVTQNTDDSLTACAWYPDSRKFVAGGLRGQFYQFDIEGNVSESWEGVRVKCLWCKNDGKTVLAADSHHRIRGYNFDDLCDFTILQEDHPLMSFSVNKADRLALLNVANQGVHLWDLQDRCLVRRFQGVTQGHFTIHSCFGGVNQDFIASGSEDTKVYVWHIKRELPIAILTGHSRTVNCVSWNPVYHQMMASVSDDCTVRIWGPRSSSPEKGESDKTAPLESNSSNGSGWHEMVS, translated from the exons ATGGAAAACTATCG CATAATGCAACAGCAGACTTCAAACGGTGGCATTTCCTCCGGGCTTCAGCAAAATGGCTCTACAGCTGACTCTGGTGGACCTCATGCAAATGGCAACGTGATGCCGGAATCGGATAATGACATCAATGGTGTGAATGGGGAAACGAATCAAAACTTAGGACCTCCAAAAATAATGGACAAAACTAATCAAGATATTGTCAGGCTCATTGGCCAGCATTTGAAGACAGTTGGACTTAA TCGTACTGCGGATCTTCTTATGCAAGAGTCAGGTTGTCGTCTAGATCATCCTGCAGCTGCAAAATTTAGGCAGCATGTTATGGATGGAGACTGGACCAAGGCAGAACATGATCTTAGCGAACTTAAAACGTTTTTAAATGGCGCAAATCAAAGTCTAGTG GAAATGAAATTCTTATTACTAGAAcagaaatatttagaatatttggAGGAAGGATTAGTATTGGAAGCATTGCAAGTTTTACGCAATGAACTCACACCTTTAGGCCATAACACAGGCCGTGTCCATCAATTATCTGCATTTATGATGTGCAGTggacgcgatgaattacag ACACGTGCCGGCTGGGATGGCAAAGGTGCAGTTTCGAGAGCTGCTCTAATGGACAGACTACAGAAATATCTGCCACCCTCTATTATGTTACCACCACGACGCCTTCACTCTCTCTTGTGCCAAGCTGTGGAAATGCAAAATCAACAGTGTACATACCATGTAACGCATACTCAG ACAAGTTTAGAGAACGTATCGTTACTCGTGGACCATAGCTGTAGCAAAGAGCAGTTTCCGTGCCATACTATACAGGTGCTCAATAATCATTGTGACGAAGTATGGTATTGTAAATTCTCTCCCGATGGTCGTAAGCTAGCTACAGGTTCTAAAGATATGACTGTAATTATTTGGGACGTTGATCCA gAAACACTGAAAGTAACACACAGAAAAACACTAGAAGGTCATACTTATGGAGTAGCACTAATTGCCTGGAGTCCTGATAGCAGTCTTTTAATCGCTTGCGGACCTGAAGATTGCCCAGAGCTTTGGCTCTGGAGCATCGACCCACCTGATTACGAACTTCGTGCAACAGTAACTCAAAATACCGATGATTCACTTACCGCTTGCGCTTGGTATCCCGATTCACGTAAATTTGTGGCAGGAGGTCTTCGTGGACAATTTTATCAATTT GATATCGAAGGAAATGTATCAGAATCTTGGGAAGGAGTTAGAGTAAAATGTTTGTGGTGTAAAAACGATGGTAAAACGGTTCTAGCTGCTGATTCGCATCACCGAATCCGGGGATATAATTTTGACGATTTATGTGACTTCACAAT ATTACAAGAAGATCATCCTCTAATGTCGTTTAGTGTAAACAAAGCAGACCGGCTTGCACTTTTAAATGTAGCTAATCAGGGTGTACATCTTTGGGATTTACAAGACAGATGTTTAGTGAGACGTTTTCAAGGTGTTACTCAAGGACATTTTACAATTCACAGTTGTTTCGGTGGTGTAAATCAAGATTTTATCGCATCTGGCAGCGAAG ACACTAAAGTATATGTATGGCATATCAAAAGAGAATTACCTATAGCAATTTTAACAGGACACAGTAGGACAGTAAATTGTGTTTCATGGAATCCTGTATATCATCAAATGATGGCTTCTGTATCAGACGACTGTACAGTAAGAATATGGGGACCTAGGTCATCCTCTCCGGAAAAAGGTGAAAGTGACAAGACTG CGCCGTTAGAAAGTAACTCTTCAAATGGTAGTGGATGGCATGAGATGGTATCGTAG
- the TBCC gene encoding tubulin-binding cofactor C, with protein sequence MDSPTLIEGNLPDRITKRDRERKNIIERRREERQSLAVESEQSSYFKDTFYSSCKKVKEMLDNAPSAPTSALPGMFDKINKEILMLKNYLSQSKMFLKVYDIRRAQENLQVLENEASDLELKLLPKKKFGFKNRRVVKKTSEKTHDVTDGLKDLKISEGIVNGSTKQNYKLSSKYGDSACMLLGKVDEQLVLDAENVNKNDVLLSDLIRCTIRIYGTPSTLHMVNLKQCTVLVGPVTSSVFAHDCNECVFALACQQLRLHSSTDCTIYLHVTSRAIIEDCTKIRVAPYNWSYEDQANHFNLAGLDPKINNWNCIDDFNWLSNEKHSPNWSILDPELRVKSWD encoded by the coding sequence ATGGACTCTCCTACTCTCATAGAAGGCAACTTGCCAGATCGTATTACCAAAAGAGATCGGGAAAGGAAGAATATCATTGAGAGACGAAGAGAAGAAAGGCAATCTTTAGCTGTTGAATCTGAACAAAGCAGTTATTTTAAAGACACTTTTTACTCGTCATGCAAGAAGGTTAAAGAAATGTTGGATAATGCACCTAGTGCACCTACATCAGCTCTTCCTGGAATGTTTGACAAGATAAATAAGGAAATTTTAATGCTTAAGAATTATTTGTCACAatcaaaaatgtttttaaaagttTATGACATTAGAAGAGCACAAGAAAATTTACAGGTACTGGAAAATGAAGCTTCTGATttggaattgaaattattacctAAGAAGAAATTTGGATTTAAAAACCGAAGAGTTGTGAAAAAAACTTCTGAGAAAACACATGATGTAACAGATGGTctgaaagatttaaaaatatcagaaGGAATTGTAAATGGTTCTACTAAGCAAAATTACAAATTGTCGAGCAAATATGGAGATAGTGCGTGTATGCTCTTGGGAAAAGTTGATGAACAATTAGTTTTAGATGCTGAAAACGTAAATAAGAATGATGTTCTACTTTCCGATTTAATTCGATGTACGATACGAATTTATGGTACACCTAGTACTTTGCATATGGTAAACTTAAAACAGTGTACTGTGTTAGTTGGACCAGTAACATCTTCTGTATTTGCTCATGATTGTaatgaatgtgtatttgcttTGGCGTGTCAACAACTTCGATTACATTCTTCAACAGACTGTACTATTTATTTACATGTTACAAGCAGAGCAATCATAGAAGATTGTACAAAAATACGCGTTGCACCTTATAATTGGTCTTACGAAGATCAAGCGAATCACTTTAATCTGGCAGGTCTGGatccaaaaataaataattggaaTTGTATCGATGACTTTAATTGGTTATCTAATGAAAAGCATTCACCAAATTGGAGTATACTTGATCCTGAATTACGTGTTAAAAGTTGGGATTGA
- the LOC117611968 gene encoding ATP synthase F(0) complex subunit g, mitochondrial, whose protein sequence is MSKPGIISQLLKSVAVNAKPAVGRFLCYAKVELVPPKISDIPAIRNDIKKLVSAGKNGRILELSVREVWLNTLVTIEVLCWFFVGECIGKCHLVGYKV, encoded by the exons atgtCAAAACCGGGTATTATATCGCAGCTGCTCAAAT CTGTAGCAGTAAACGCAAAACCTGCTGTTGGAAGATTCCTGTGTTATGCAAAAGTAGAATTGGTTCCACCAAAGATCTCTGACATTCCTGCTATTCGAAATGATATCAAAAAACTTGTATCTGCTGGAAAGAATGGACGAATTCTTGAACTTTCAGTACGTGAAGTCTGGTTAAATACTTTAGTTACAATTGAAGTGTTGTGTTGGTTCTTTGTTGGAGAATGTATTGGCAAATGCCATCTCGTAGGTTATAAAGTTTAA